One window of the Gemmatimonadota bacterium genome contains the following:
- a CDS encoding arylsulfatase, whose protein sequence is MGKQNIEKPNIIYIMLDEWGYFEWSAMGHPILQTPNIDKMASEGIRFTQMLAGGNVCAPTRCALMTGQHTGRATIRANGGGLALRPNDVTIAGMLKAEGYATGGFGKWGLGDAGTTGVPEKHGFDTFFGYYHQVHAHTYYPRYLLHNSEKMYLEGNTGDFHTGEVFSHGLIYEEGLKFIRENKDRPFFAYLPWTPPHGQWMMPESDPAWQKYRDVKWDATNQRGPHDAQMYAAMMEMADRQIGEIMDLLKALEIDEKTIIFACGDNGGAPYFANDNHPHGFFAPNLNPGTGERFRGGKGNFYEGGLRVPFIVRWPGRIEPGTVSDHLGYFPDVMPTLAELTGAEPGADIDGISIAPTLRGETGRTQAQHEYLYWEDRKSCAVRMGSWKAVRPDKDGPFELYDLSTDIEELNDVAAQYPDILERMTQYAGDAHTPVHEGEILDPSMGFKGHDED, encoded by the coding sequence ATGGGAAAACAAAATATTGAGAAGCCGAATATCATCTATATCATGCTGGATGAATGGGGATACTTCGAGTGGTCCGCCATGGGGCATCCCATTCTTCAGACGCCCAATATCGACAAGATGGCGTCTGAAGGCATCCGATTTACTCAGATGCTTGCGGGAGGCAATGTCTGTGCGCCGACGCGTTGTGCACTGATGACAGGTCAGCATACTGGGCGTGCAACGATCCGTGCAAATGGCGGCGGTCTGGCACTGCGTCCGAATGATGTGACCATCGCTGGAATGCTCAAAGCCGAGGGCTACGCAACTGGCGGCTTCGGCAAGTGGGGCCTGGGCGATGCCGGAACAACGGGTGTGCCAGAGAAACACGGCTTTGATACCTTCTTCGGTTACTATCATCAGGTGCATGCACACACGTACTATCCGCGGTACCTTCTCCACAATAGCGAGAAGATGTATCTGGAGGGGAATACAGGTGATTTCCACACTGGTGAGGTGTTTTCTCATGGTCTCATCTATGAAGAAGGGCTGAAGTTCATACGGGAGAACAAAGATCGTCCATTCTTTGCCTATTTACCGTGGACGCCTCCGCACGGCCAGTGGATGATGCCCGAATCGGATCCGGCATGGCAGAAGTACAGGGACGTGAAATGGGATGCCACGAACCAGAGAGGACCGCACGATGCACAGATGTACGCCGCGATGATGGAAATGGCTGATCGCCAGATCGGTGAGATCATGGATTTGCTGAAGGCGTTGGAGATCGACGAGAAAACTATCATCTTTGCTTGCGGCGACAATGGTGGTGCTCCTTATTTTGCAAATGATAATCATCCGCATGGCTTTTTTGCCCCCAATCTGAATCCCGGGACGGGCGAACGCTTCCGCGGGGGCAAGGGCAATTTCTATGAAGGCGGGCTACGGGTTCCCTTTATCGTCCGGTGGCCGGGGCGGATTGAGCCGGGAACGGTTTCTGATCATCTGGGATACTTTCCCGATGTGATGCCCACTCTGGCGGAATTGACGGGGGCGGAGCCTGGAGCTGATATCGATGGTATTTCGATTGCGCCCACATTGCGCGGTGAGACCGGGCGCACGCAGGCGCAGCACGAGTACCTGTACTGGGAGGATCGGAAAAGTTGCGCTGTTCGTATGGGAAGTTGGAAAGCCGTGAGACCAGACAAGGACGGGCCGTTTGAGTTGTATGACTTGAGCACAGATATTGAGGAACTGAACGATGTTGCTGCTCAGTATCCCGACATTCTCGAGAGGATGACGCAGTATGCCGGGGACGCTCACACACCGGTTCACGAAGGCGAGATTCTCGACCCATCCATGGGATTCAAAGGACACGATGAGGATTAG